In one window of Lewinellaceae bacterium DNA:
- a CDS encoding MGMT family protein: protein MVSDPPSSPHYYELVYEVTKNIPFGRVSTYGAIADYLALGSARMVGWALHQCRNLGEGVPAHRVVNRKGELSGRIHFRTPTLMQELLEAEGVVVVDDKVQDFKTIYWHPQEMED from the coding sequence ATGGTTTCTGATCCTCCTTCCTCTCCGCATTATTACGAACTGGTGTACGAAGTAACCAAAAATATTCCATTCGGGCGGGTCTCAACCTATGGGGCCATTGCTGACTACCTGGCCCTGGGCTCTGCCCGCATGGTGGGCTGGGCCTTGCATCAATGTAGAAATCTGGGTGAAGGTGTTCCCGCCCACCGGGTAGTGAACCGTAAGGGAGAACTCTCCGGCCGCATTCATTTTCGCACTCCCACACTCATGCAGGAATTACTGGAAGCCGAAGGGGTCGTGGTCGTCGACGATAAGGTGCAGGATTTTAAAACCATTTACTGGCATCCGCAGGAAATGGAGGATTGA
- a CDS encoding OmpH family outer membrane protein has translation MKRIVLSMMLVFLGSLAIKAQKSIVIDINYIMENLGSYKKAQEQLDQLSATWRQEISEKQDQIKGLYNKYQADQVLLNDEMRRQREDEITAQEKAVMELQRSKFGPEGELFQKRKELVQPIQDKVYAAIEEYATSRDYDMVFDTSGSIIYVNPTYDKTEDILKKVQ, from the coding sequence ATGAAACGGATAGTTTTGAGTATGATGCTCGTTTTTCTGGGCTCTTTAGCGATCAAGGCACAAAAGAGCATTGTGATCGACATCAATTACATTATGGAGAACCTGGGTAGCTATAAAAAAGCTCAGGAACAACTGGATCAGCTATCGGCCACCTGGCGCCAGGAGATCTCTGAAAAACAAGATCAAATCAAGGGATTGTATAACAAATACCAGGCGGATCAGGTCCTGCTGAACGACGAAATGCGCCGCCAGCGGGAAGATGAGATCACCGCTCAGGAAAAGGCGGTTATGGAACTGCAGCGCAGCAAGTTTGGTCCCGAAGGCGAACTATTCCAAAAACGCAAAGAACTGGTTCAGCCGATTCAGGATAAAGTGTATGCCGCCATCGAAGAATATGCAACCAGCAGGGATTACGATATGGTCTTTGATACATCCGGTTCCATCATCTATGTGAATCCGACGTACGATAAAACCGAAGATATCCTCAAGAAAGTCCAGTAA
- a CDS encoding TraR/DksA C4-type zinc finger protein, which yields MAYEKIKTRYSDEELQEFEQLIDEKLDESRSQLKFYQAQLEEMADNPDAKIKGLDDGLGTMETEHINTLASRMQKHIQHLENAKIRIKNKVYGVCRETGKLISKDRLRAVPHATLSIEAKKNGNR from the coding sequence ATGGCATACGAAAAGATTAAAACCCGGTACAGCGACGAAGAGCTTCAGGAATTTGAACAACTTATTGATGAGAAACTGGATGAGTCTCGATCGCAATTGAAGTTTTATCAGGCACAGTTAGAAGAAATGGCGGATAACCCTGATGCCAAGATCAAGGGACTGGATGATGGCCTGGGAACGATGGAAACCGAGCATATCAATACACTGGCGAGCAGGATGCAGAAGCATATCCAGCATCTGGAGAATGCCAAAATCCGGATCAAAAATAAAGTGTACGGTGTCTGCCGTGAAACCGGCAAGCTGATCTCCAAAGACCGCTTAAGAGCCGTACCACATGCCACCCTCTCAATTGAAGCCAAGAAGAATGGCAACCGCTAA
- a CDS encoding GatB/YqeY domain-containing protein, which translates to MSLEQNVMTALKEAMKAKDQGALRALRAIKSEILLFQTSGTHAELDDAAEIKLLQKMIKQRKDSLDIYEKENRQDLAAKEIEEIEVIEQFLPKQMSDEDLKGVITSIIQSTGASSIKDMGKVMGMASKQVAGKAEGARIAAMVKSLLGG; encoded by the coding sequence ATGAGTCTTGAACAAAATGTGATGACCGCACTGAAGGAAGCGATGAAAGCCAAAGATCAGGGTGCCCTGCGGGCGCTCCGGGCTATAAAGTCGGAAATTTTATTGTTTCAGACCAGTGGTACGCACGCCGAACTCGATGATGCGGCAGAAATTAAGCTGTTGCAGAAAATGATCAAACAGCGCAAGGACTCCCTGGATATCTATGAAAAAGAAAACCGGCAGGATCTGGCCGCAAAAGAAATTGAAGAAATCGAAGTCATCGAACAGTTTTTACCCAAACAAATGTCGGATGAGGATCTGAAAGGTGTAATCACTTCCATCATTCAATCGACCGGTGCGAGTTCAATCAAAGATATGGGAAAAGTGATGGGTATGGCCTCCAAACAAGTCGCTGGCAAAGCAGAGGGTGCCCGAATCGCGGCTATGGTCAAATCACTCCTCGGCGGATAA
- a CDS encoding rhodanese-like domain-containing protein → MRSFALLSFLIFWSACSTNGQSQTKMHCQNPAFDQEVRDWLSFTVPLMDVQTLHTAPPDSILLLDAREPAEYAVSHIPGAQCIGYKDWDKDILQDIPKNKPIVVYCSIGYRSEKIAEKITKLGYSNVKNLYGSIFEWVNNGYPVEDQSNHRTQTVHGFNEKWSKWILNPAIKKVW, encoded by the coding sequence ATGAGATCATTTGCTTTACTTTCATTCCTTATCTTTTGGTCCGCTTGTTCGACCAATGGCCAATCCCAAACGAAAATGCATTGTCAGAACCCGGCATTTGATCAGGAAGTCAGAGACTGGTTAAGTTTTACAGTACCACTGATGGATGTACAGACCCTGCATACAGCACCTCCGGACTCCATTTTGTTATTGGATGCTCGTGAGCCGGCAGAATATGCAGTCAGTCACATCCCCGGAGCACAATGCATCGGCTATAAGGATTGGGACAAGGACATCCTGCAGGATATCCCTAAGAACAAACCGATCGTCGTCTATTGTTCCATCGGGTATCGCAGTGAAAAGATCGCTGAGAAGATCACCAAGCTCGGCTATTCCAATGTGAAGAACCTTTATGGCAGCATCTTCGAATGGGTCAATAACGGGTATCCGGTCGAAGATCAGTCTAACCACCGGACACAGACTGTCCACGGGTTTAATGAAAAATGGAGCAAGTGGATCCTAAACCCGGCCATCAAAAAAGTCTGGTGA
- a CDS encoding peptide deformylase — protein MASTKTKLGLDAILLLGDPRLREVCAPVTPEEVEALKPWFDRMHQLILLFRKTYGRGRAIAAPQVSLLKRVVCMYIDEPLVLINPVFTQRSDEQFELWDDCMSFPNLMVRLKRHHSVQLQFLDQHWQPHTWDLEGDLSELLQHELDHLDGILSLDHARNTDDLKWVV, from the coding sequence ATGGCATCGACAAAAACAAAGCTTGGTCTGGATGCGATACTGCTCCTGGGTGATCCCCGCCTCCGTGAGGTTTGTGCGCCGGTAACGCCTGAAGAAGTTGAAGCCTTAAAACCCTGGTTTGATCGCATGCATCAGTTAATCCTTTTGTTCCGTAAAACCTATGGCCGGGGACGGGCGATCGCGGCGCCTCAGGTGAGCCTTCTTAAGCGGGTGGTGTGTATGTACATTGATGAACCGCTGGTTCTGATCAATCCGGTATTTACCCAGCGGAGCGATGAGCAATTCGAACTGTGGGACGATTGCATGTCTTTTCCCAATCTCATGGTCCGGCTGAAGCGGCACCATTCGGTTCAATTACAATTCCTGGATCAGCACTGGCAACCGCATACCTGGGATCTGGAAGGCGACTTGTCCGAGTTGCTGCAGCATGAATTGGATCATCTGGATGGCATTCTGTCGTTAGACCATGCCCGCAATACCGATGATTTGAAATGGGTGGTGTAA
- a CDS encoding diphosphomevalonate decarboxylase: MSDSYITWRSPSNIAIVKYWGKKSGQIPQNPSLSFTLSKAYTETRLAYQPGSGQITFRFSGKENPPFAERIKNYLSSIRQYLPHLQQWDLTIDSENSFPHSAGIASSASSMSALVLGLVDMEQQLLGIHEDPDEFLNRASFLSRLASGSACRSVYPRAAIWGKLPDIRHSSDLYAVPVPELHSIFDQYQDTILIVHSGVKSVSSSAGHGLMENHPFAEARYAQARNNMTELLGALAQGDLEHFGIIAEEEAMTLHALMMCSRPGYTLMKPETLAWIEAVRTYRHETSHPLYFTLDAGPNLHLLYPADIAGPVRQWLEHQLSLRREDQTKVLFDAMGMGPEKIEV, encoded by the coding sequence TTGTCAGATTCGTACATTACCTGGCGCAGTCCTTCGAATATAGCCATCGTCAAGTACTGGGGTAAGAAATCGGGACAGATTCCCCAAAACCCTTCTCTGAGTTTTACCCTGTCCAAGGCCTACACCGAAACACGGTTAGCATATCAGCCAGGCAGCGGACAGATCACCTTTCGTTTTTCCGGAAAAGAAAACCCTCCTTTTGCGGAGCGCATTAAAAACTACCTCTCGTCCATCCGGCAATACCTTCCCCATTTGCAGCAATGGGATCTTACCATTGACTCTGAAAATTCATTTCCCCATTCCGCCGGGATCGCATCCTCGGCTTCTTCCATGAGTGCACTGGTACTGGGCCTGGTCGATATGGAGCAGCAGCTGTTAGGGATACATGAGGATCCGGATGAATTTCTGAACCGTGCCTCTTTTCTGAGCCGCTTGGCTTCCGGCAGTGCCTGCCGGTCAGTCTATCCCAGGGCAGCCATCTGGGGAAAACTCCCGGATATTAGGCACAGCTCGGACCTTTATGCTGTACCTGTTCCGGAGCTTCATTCCATTTTTGATCAATATCAGGATACCATCCTCATTGTACACAGCGGAGTAAAGTCCGTTTCCAGCTCAGCCGGCCACGGGTTGATGGAAAATCATCCGTTTGCAGAGGCCCGGTATGCCCAGGCCAGGAATAACATGACCGAATTATTGGGTGCCCTGGCACAGGGCGATCTTGAACATTTCGGCATCATTGCAGAGGAAGAAGCGATGACGCTGCATGCCCTGATGATGTGTTCACGACCCGGCTATACACTGATGAAACCAGAGACTCTGGCGTGGATAGAAGCCGTACGAACTTATCGCCATGAAACCTCACATCCCCTTTATTTCACATTGGATGCCGGCCCTAACCTGCATTTGCTTTATCCGGCAGATATAGCCGGTCCGGTGAGACAATGGCTGGAACACCAGTTGTCGTTACGTCGGGAGGATCAGACGAAAGTATTGTTTGATGCTATGGGTATGGGACCTGAAAAGATTGAAGTATGA
- the pdxA gene encoding 4-hydroxythreonine-4-phosphate dehydrogenase PdxA: protein MQLTRIGLTAGDINGIGLEVILKTFSNFRLLDYCIPVIYASSKVVSYHKNILKGQDLPLVNFRNAENLQPGKINIVNCWSENVNISLGQVNEEGGKYAYISLDAAVRDLKDGYLDALVTAPIHKQAMQLASFPYKGHTDFLTQAFEAPENLMLMVDGSLRIGVVTDHVALRDVPDMITPERLKNKLNILIQSLQRDFGIEKPTVAVLGLNPHASDDGLMGDEENNTIIPVIQGFKAEGHLVMGPYPADGFFGSLSHRKFDAILAMYHDQGLIPFKTMAFATGVNYTAGLPVVRTSPGHGTAFDLAGKNEADPSSYRAAVYLAMDLARNRRSYDEARANALTKKPKLSEDDDSDS, encoded by the coding sequence ATGCAACTAACCCGAATTGGATTAACGGCAGGAGATATCAATGGCATTGGCTTGGAAGTGATTTTGAAGACCTTTTCCAATTTCCGCCTACTGGATTATTGCATTCCGGTAATCTATGCATCCTCCAAGGTTGTATCGTACCATAAAAACATTCTCAAAGGACAGGATCTGCCCCTGGTTAATTTTCGCAATGCAGAAAATCTGCAGCCCGGCAAGATCAATATCGTGAACTGCTGGAGTGAGAATGTAAACATCAGTCTGGGCCAGGTAAATGAAGAAGGCGGTAAATACGCATACATTTCGCTGGACGCGGCTGTTCGTGACCTCAAAGATGGCTATCTGGATGCACTGGTAACAGCTCCCATCCACAAACAGGCCATGCAATTAGCCAGTTTTCCCTATAAAGGGCATACCGACTTCCTTACCCAGGCTTTTGAAGCACCGGAAAATCTGATGCTTATGGTGGATGGCTCATTGCGCATCGGCGTAGTGACGGATCATGTAGCGCTCAGAGATGTGCCGGATATGATCACCCCCGAGCGTTTAAAAAATAAACTGAACATTCTGATCCAGTCCCTGCAGCGCGATTTTGGTATTGAGAAGCCCACCGTAGCGGTGTTAGGACTCAATCCGCATGCGAGTGACGACGGATTAATGGGTGATGAAGAGAATAATACCATCATTCCAGTGATCCAGGGATTCAAAGCCGAAGGGCATCTGGTCATGGGACCGTACCCTGCTGACGGATTTTTTGGCAGCCTGTCACACCGTAAATTCGATGCGATCCTGGCTATGTACCACGATCAGGGGTTGATTCCGTTCAAGACAATGGCTTTTGCGACGGGGGTTAATTATACGGCTGGATTGCCGGTAGTCAGAACATCACCTGGACACGGGACCGCATTTGATCTGGCGGGTAAAAATGAGGCTGACCCGTCGTCTTACCGGGCAGCAGTCTATTTGGCAATGGATTTAGCAAGAAACCGGAGGTCATACGATGAAGCGCGGGCAAACGCACTCACCAAGAAACCAAAGCTATCGGAAGATGACGATTCGGATTCGTAA
- the rsmA gene encoding ribosomal RNA small subunit methyltransferase A, whose amino-acid sequence MKAKKYLGQHFLHQRSTAEKIVRLLSDLPESDLVVEIGPGHGALTEHLIQLVHKPILLIETDQDLIAELQHNYPQCEVIHADFLKLDLTTITGGRTMQIIGNFPYNISSQIVFRILDNVQYIPEVVGMFQKEMADRIASKPGSKSYGILSVLTQAWYRVESCIAVSPGHFTPPPKVQSSVISMHRLETIDPRAEEPMFRTIVKSSFNQRRKMLRNSLKAFYPETLLAEEAIFTRRPEQLTLQDFYYLTTLCLKHQS is encoded by the coding sequence GTGAAAGCCAAGAAATACCTGGGGCAACACTTTTTACACCAGAGATCCACTGCGGAAAAAATCGTTCGGTTGCTTTCCGATCTCCCGGAATCCGATCTCGTTGTTGAGATTGGCCCCGGTCATGGAGCCCTGACGGAACACCTTATCCAGTTAGTTCACAAACCAATCCTGCTGATCGAGACCGACCAGGATTTGATTGCTGAACTTCAGCATAACTATCCTCAATGTGAAGTCATCCATGCCGACTTTCTAAAACTGGATTTAACGACCATCACGGGAGGCAGGACCATGCAGATCATCGGTAACTTTCCCTACAATATCTCATCTCAGATCGTCTTTCGCATCCTGGATAACGTACAATACATCCCGGAAGTGGTTGGTATGTTTCAGAAGGAAATGGCCGACCGGATAGCTTCAAAACCAGGAAGCAAGTCTTATGGCATATTGTCCGTACTGACGCAGGCCTGGTACCGGGTAGAATCGTGTATCGCCGTATCTCCCGGACACTTCACTCCACCGCCGAAAGTCCAGTCTTCTGTCATCAGCATGCACCGGTTGGAAACAATAGATCCACGCGCTGAAGAACCAATGTTCAGGACCATTGTTAAGTCTTCCTTTAACCAGCGCCGTAAAATGCTCCGAAATTCATTGAAGGCATTTTATCCGGAGACCTTGCTGGCTGAAGAAGCCATTTTCACACGTAGACCTGAACAATTAACTTTACAGGACTTTTACTATCTAACAACTTTGTGTCTAAAACATCAATCATGA
- a CDS encoding lipoprotein signal peptidase, giving the protein MRKRVWWVILTVLGVLILDQTFKFWVKTHMNIGDEFNILGFQWARIHFVENPGMAFGLEFGGSVGKLALGIFRIIAVGFLIYILRWLIGHHPRFGLVFCFSLILAGAIGNILDSAFYGLLFSESSYHGGVAEFLPAEGGYAPFFYGRVVDMLYFPMYRSIWPDWVPLIGGNRLEFFRPVFNLADASISIGVISILLFHREVFKSKPQVSAAEMTGTIIAEDPDGASEEE; this is encoded by the coding sequence ATTCGCAAGCGCGTTTGGTGGGTCATCCTCACCGTTTTAGGGGTGCTGATCCTGGATCAAACGTTTAAGTTTTGGGTTAAAACACATATGAATATCGGGGATGAATTTAACATTCTGGGTTTTCAGTGGGCACGCATCCATTTTGTGGAGAATCCCGGTATGGCCTTTGGCCTGGAATTTGGCGGGAGCGTGGGTAAGCTGGCACTGGGCATTTTCCGCATCATTGCCGTCGGTTTTCTAATCTACATTCTGCGGTGGCTGATCGGCCATCATCCCCGCTTTGGACTGGTGTTTTGCTTTTCTTTGATCCTCGCCGGCGCCATCGGAAATATCCTGGACAGCGCCTTTTATGGCTTGCTGTTTTCCGAATCTTCCTATCATGGCGGCGTAGCGGAGTTTCTGCCTGCCGAAGGAGGATACGCTCCGTTTTTTTATGGCCGTGTCGTCGATATGCTGTATTTCCCTATGTACCGTTCGATCTGGCCGGACTGGGTGCCACTCATCGGTGGTAACCGCCTGGAGTTTTTCCGCCCGGTATTTAACCTGGCCGATGCTTCCATTTCGATCGGTGTGATAAGCATCCTGCTGTTTCATCGCGAAGTATTCAAATCCAAGCCGCAAGTTTCAGCTGCAGAAATGACAGGAACCATTATTGCCGAAGATCCGGATGGCGCTTCGGAAGAAGAATAA
- a CDS encoding OmpH family outer membrane protein — MKSFTMTAIFAFFCFISAGVAQQKIAFINSAMILSEMPEVKSADTEMEAMRSQSQKKLEQRVTTWQGKVQDLQRKSQSGELSPKQQADEEDRLTQEQQEISKLEQDMTESLQKKRDELLQPIYDKVNEAIKAMAKEKGWDIVFDASPGILYVNDAIDATDMIKTKLGLK; from the coding sequence ATGAAATCATTTACAATGACTGCCATATTTGCTTTCTTTTGTTTTATCTCGGCCGGCGTGGCCCAGCAAAAGATCGCATTCATCAATTCAGCGATGATCCTCTCCGAAATGCCAGAGGTCAAATCTGCTGATACCGAAATGGAAGCCATGCGCTCACAGTCGCAAAAGAAACTGGAACAACGGGTGACAACCTGGCAAGGCAAGGTCCAGGATCTTCAGCGCAAATCACAATCCGGTGAACTGTCTCCCAAACAACAAGCCGACGAGGAAGACCGCCTCACCCAGGAACAGCAAGAAATATCCAAACTGGAACAAGACATGACCGAAAGTCTGCAGAAAAAACGCGACGAGCTCCTGCAGCCGATCTACGATAAAGTCAACGAAGCCATCAAGGCTATGGCTAAAGAAAAAGGTTGGGATATTGTTTTCGACGCATCCCCGGGCATCCTATATGTCAACGATGCCATTGACGCGACCGATATGATAAAAACCAAATTGGGATTGAAGTAA